ATTGCGAAACTCAAAAGCATAGAGATGCTTCTCTTTTTCAAGAAGTTCCAGAAAAGCAGCGAAAACATCCCGCTGAAAGGTCATTCGGGGAGGAAACTGGAAAAGAATGGGACCAAGTTTCTCCCCAAAGAGAGAACATATTTCAAAAAAGCGATTTAGAGCTTCTTCTACTCCCTGCAATCTCTTAAGGTGAGTGATGTAACGACTACCCTTCACCGCAAAAAGAAAACCAGGTGGAGCTAACTGGTACCAGCGCTCTACCGTTGAGGGACGGGGAAGGTGGTAGAAGCTGGAATTGACTTCCACGGTGTCAAAAACGCCAGTATAATAAGCGAACCACTCTCGCTGAGGAAGCTCTGGAGGATAAAACAGACCTCTCCAGTGCTCATAGGTCCAACCCGAAGTACCAACCCTGAACACTCCACTCACCAGAGCTTTCCACCCTCCTGGGGATTTATTTCGGCTTTTATAAAAAGCGGAGCCAGGTGATTGGTAGGTCCAAAACCTCCTCCCAAAGGTAAAGAATGAGTAATCACCAGTTCCATGTACCTTCTGGCCTCCCCTACTGCCTCAGGCAAATTATAACCCAGGGCTAAAAGAGCGCAAATGGCTGCAGAATAAGTGCATCCTGTGCCATGAGTGTTTCTGGTGCTGATGCGTTTACCACGAAAAAGATGAAACTGCTCTCCATCGAAAAAGAGATCCAGGGTCTCTTCTCCGGGAAGATGTCCCCCCTTAATGAGCACCGCCCTGACCCCCTTTTCACGAATTCTTCGGGCTGCTTCCTGCATTTCCTCAAGACCTTCTATTTTTTCCATACCAGCCAGAATAAGTGCTTCGGGAAGGTTGGGAGTCACCAACAAAGCAAGGGGCAAAAGCCTTGTCATAAGACTCTGGATGGCATCTTCCCGCAGTAAGCGTGCCCCGCTTTTAGCCACCATTACCGGGTCCACGACCAAATTTTTGATTTGGAAGCGAGCAAGTTCCGCAGCTACCACTTCGATGATGTCGCTACTAAAGAGCATCCCCGTCTTAACTGCATCCACGCCAATGTCTTCAACAACACAGCGGATTTGAGCAGCCACCATCTGAGGCGAGAGTGCTTGTATTGCTTCCACCCGCTGCGTGTTTTGAGCGGTCACCGCGGTAATGGCCGTCATACCGTACACTCCAAAAGCGCAGAAGGTTTTCAGATCCGCTTGAATACCTGCTCCTCCACCTGAATCCGAACCAGCGATACTCAAAGCTCTTTTCACCGCTTCAGGCCCTC
This portion of the Thermatribacter velox genome encodes:
- the thiD gene encoding bifunctional hydroxymethylpyrimidine kinase/phosphomethylpyrimidine kinase, which produces MKRALSIAGSDSGGGAGIQADLKTFCAFGVYGMTAITAVTAQNTQRVEAIQALSPQMVAAQIRCVVEDIGVDAVKTGMLFSSDIIEVVAAELARFQIKNLVVDPVMVAKSGARLLREDAIQSLMTRLLPLALLVTPNLPEALILAGMEKIEGLEEMQEAARRIREKGVRAVLIKGGHLPGEETLDLFFDGEQFHLFRGKRISTRNTHGTGCTYSAAICALLALGYNLPEAVGEARRYMELVITHSLPLGGGFGPTNHLAPLFIKAEINPQEGGKLW
- a CDS encoding DUF72 domain-containing protein, translating into MSGVFRVGTSGWTYEHWRGLFYPPELPQREWFAYYTGVFDTVEVNSSFYHLPRPSTVERWYQLAPPGFLFAVKGSRYITHLKRLQGVEEALNRFFEICSLFGEKLGPILFQFPPRMTFQRDVFAAFLELLEKEKHLYAFEFRNPSFFCDEVFEMLQKHNFCLCFADTPRYPYQEVLTASFVYLRLHGSQSLYTHCYSEEELQVWAEKIENWLTERDVYCYFDNDYQGYAISNALRLRELVLGKGE